GTGGGAGAGATAGACACTAGTGCACCTTTTCAGTCAGTTAAAGATGCCGTCAATTTATTTGGCGAGGGTGCTTTCTCAGGGGAAAAACCTGCCACTAGAAAAGTAAAGGCATATTCTGCAGAGGTACATCTACTACCCCTTTTCTTAGATTATTGTCATCCTTGGCCCTGATTGCTGATGCTTTTCTCTAGTCTTAGCAATATGTCACTGATGACTTGTGGGGCTATACAGTTTTAAggtttaataaatgaaaattatgtcCTTAGTCAAGATTTGGTTGTGCATTTGAATTTGTGATTTGTTAGTATAAATGTTTTTTAGACCAATAAAACTGTGGATCCCATACATGTTACAGTTGGTCTGTGCATCTACTGTCAACATTTTATAGTCTGAACTTGCAGCTTGCTTATTATACCCTGTAGCTTATGCTTTCTCTGCTTCTTTGTTATTTCAGAGAGTATTAGCAAAGGAGACACAGCTTCACTTGGTTCAGAAAGAGCTCAATAAGTTGAAAGATCAATTGAAGAATGCTGAAAGTACAAGAGCCCAAGCACTTTCAGACCTTGAAAAGGCTAAACGAGCCGTTGAGGGTTTGACTGCCAAACTCAATACTGTTGGTGAGTCGAAGAATTTGGCGATTAAAGCAACAGAAGTGGCAAAGAATCACATGGATAAGATGGAAGAAGCAGAAAGGTGCAATTCCAATGGTGTTGATGGTTCTCGGAGAGAGAATCTTGAAAGTGCGAGAGAACATTATATGGCTGTGAGTGCCGAACTTGATGCTACAAAACAAGATCTGAGGAAGATCCGTCAGGATTATGATGCATCTGGGGAAGCCAAAGCTGCAGCAATCAAGCAGGTAGCAGAAGCTGAGGTTGCTGCTAAAGCAAATATGGAGAAAGCTGGTGAACTATCCAAAGAAATTGCTGTTCTTCAGGAGTCAATTGAACAGGTGAAGCTTGCCAGTATGCAATCACAGGATGAAGAAGCGAAGTTATATGCTGATAAGGATGTCCTGAAGCAGTCTTACAAAACCAGACTGGAGGAGTCTGCAAATAAACTGAATGCCTTGAAGAAGGAGATTGATCCTGAACTGACTCGAAATCTGGAAACACAGTTGGCTGAAACCATGTTGCAAATTGAACAGCTAAGAAAAGAGATGGACAGCACAAAGGCTTCAGATCTTGATTCTGTGAAGATGGTTACTACAGAGCTGGATGATGCTAAGGAATCATTGCAAAAGGTAGCAGAAGAGGAGAGCTCAATGCGGAGCTTGGTGGAAAAACTTAAACTTGAGCTTGAGAATGTAAAAAAGGAGCATTCAGagttgaaagaaaaggaagcgGACACAGAATCAATAGCTGGAAATCTGCATGTCAAGCTTCGCAAAACCAAGTCTGAGCTGGAAGCAGCCCTTggagaaaagtcgaaaatagAAGGTGCTTCTGATGATATGCTCTCTACCCTCGAGCAGCTGTCATCGGAGAATGAAATTGCAAGAAATGAGGCAGAGGAGATGAAGAAGCAAGCTGAGGAGTTGAAGAAAGAATCTGAAGCCACCAGAATTCTTCTAGAAGAAGCAGAAGAAAGGTTAAAAGTTGGATTGCAagatgctgaagaagccaaagTAGCTGAGGCTAGCGCCCTCGATCAGATTAAAGTTATGTCCGAGCGAACCAATGCTGCACGTGCATCTACCTCTGAAACAGGTGCCCAGATCACCATATCGAGAGATGAATTCGAGTCATTAAGCAAAAAAGTTGAAGAATCTGACAAGTTGGCAGAAATGAAAGTGGCTGCTGCAATAGCTCAGGTGGAAGCTGTGAAAGCAAGCGAAAATGAGGCCCTGAAGAAGTTAGAGGCCACTCAGAAGGAGATTGATGAAATTAAAGCTGCAACTCAGGAGGCATTGAAAAGGGCAGAGATGGCTGAGGCTGCCAAGAAAGCCGTGGAGGGAGAACTAAGGAGGTGGCATGAGCGTGAGCAAAAGAAGGCGGCAGAAGCAGCATCAAGAATTCTTGCCGAAACAGATATGTCCTTCACTGCTTCTCCAAATAATTACCGAATTCAAAAGCAGAATCCTCCAGAGAAAAGGATGGAATTCCGAAAGCTGGATAGAGCAAAAACCTCTGTTTCAAGGAAAGTACTTATGCCTAGTATCACTGGTATATTCCACAGGAAGAGAAACCAAGTTGAAGGTGGTTCTCCTTCTTATCTGCCCGGAGAGGAGCCTGTGTGATAAAGGGTATGGTTAAAGCCGAAGTAGTTTATCTGTGTATATTTTAGAGACGTGCAAACATTTTTCCTGTTTTTGTTTCACTTTCCTGACGGGGTCTATTTTGCTGAAAACAGTTTGGAGGAGGATTGGATGCCTTTCAGATTTAGATAATTGGCTGGAAATATTATTACATATTTTGTGTGATCGTTGCCTGTGTGCAGCATATGAAAATAAATGCTGGGAAGTGAATGTGCTGTCAGTGGAGATTCATACGATTCACAACATGAGTTTGAATTGGTCTAATCCAAGTGTTAGGCACAGAAGCCTGAAGTAAATTCTGCAAAGAGTCCCAAATTGAGTCATTAGTTCTGATATGACACGGCAAATGATGATGGTATTGGTCtcacaatatatatattttgtaggGTTGGTCTCACAATGTTGAAGTCAATAATCTATCAGCAGAGTCTACGGATAACATTAATTGATATGTTCCACTGAAAAATCAGATGCTGCCACCCTCCTCCCTACATTCTGATCTTGCAGTAGTTAGTTTGCTTTCGAGGGCAGGGCACTAAAGCAATAATCTTGCAATCGCAGAATGTAGTATGGTGATGGTTCGCACGATCACAAGTTGGAACGTGACATAAGCTATAGTTCTTCTTTTGCGATTGATAGCataaaatgaaatatttgaatgaatgaattaaataatattaaatttttttaaataaaatttatttcaaaatataagtGATATGTTATCCACTTATCATTTCATATAATAtagtattttttaaataaaatttattttaaaaaaaagtgatgCGCTATTCACTTATTATTTGATATGATATGTACTCAATGTATCATATTtgatttaatgaattcagaatGTAATTTACAGaccttaattttatcaaattcaCCCTTAACTCAGATTTTCTTCTTAACCCCACAAGCACAAAACACATGTTAAAGAGGGAGTAAAATGGAAAGTGAATAACAAAACTAattattgttttcctttccttcctttttttttttttttttttctagtttcaTCAACTGTGTAATTAttgttaaaaatgaatatgagaGAAgtttggaaaataaaaaaaatgagaataaaaGGGGGTTAAGTTTCACTGGTGCCCTTGACTCCTCAGAGGACCAAAACTGACCATGACAAATTGACAACTACTAATACTGCTACTACGTCTGTAACCATCACTCCCGAATGAGGCAGTAAATCTATATCCGATCTCTTCCTCCGATCTCCGGCGAAGTCAAATGCCAAAGTGGCCCTTTCTCCACACCCGAACCAATTATTACCATTAGTCTCATTCAACACCAACATTAAGGTTTAAACCGccattctttctctttctttctttctttgaggaCAACGTCGAACACTTTCATGGCTAGCACTCGAGAGGATGCTCTCTCGTTCTTGAACCCTTCTACTTCTTCTCCAGTCACAGTCTCCGACGCTGACAGCTTTCTGCTCGACAGCTCCCAAATCGGTAGCGCCTCCGGAAGCTTCCAAAACGAGGGATTTCTTGGAGGCCTTGATGCTACTGCTGCAGCTGTAAATATTGATGCTGAGTTTGGATTCTCTAGGCCTGATTTTAGGCAGAGCCCGTTGGTCGGAACAGTCGAGTTCTATGAGCGCCACGTGTTCCTTTGTTACAAGAATCCGCAGGTTTGGCCTCCTCGGATTGAGGCTGCTGAGTTTGATCGCTTGCCCAGGCTTCTTTCTGCCGCTCTATGTGCTAGGAAGGCTGATATGAAGAGACAGGTTGGTGGTTTTTTTCCCCCAGTTTTTCTCTTTGAGGTTTTAGTTGATCtggatttaaaattttttttttatcttaatttATAGTGGGCTTTTAGTAATTTGTTGATTAATGGTTATTTGTGTTGATTTCTGGCAGATTTTTGGGTGGGTTCTTGGGGTTGAGGTTGGCATTTAGTGTATGTTGTTGCTTCGTTAAACTAAAAAGACCGAAAGACTAGTCTTTTTTGAGCATTACGCTAACAGGATGTTGCCTTTTTTATCTTGTATGCTGTTACGACCATCTTAATTTGTGTGGACAGTTATTTCATCAATTTCGTTACCTGCAAGAATTTTGAATCTTGAAACATGCATTTGTTAGTGTAATTTATGATCAATTTATTTTCAGTTGGTATGACAAATGATAATCAAAATTCTTGCTGATTAGTAGTATGCTCTGTCATCAATATATTATGTGTTTGTTGACCAATGTCTTCCTCAAAACTGGATCTTGAGCTGCATTTTACTAGTAGAATTAGGGCCAATGTGATATTGGATTTTGAGAAGCGTCTTTTTTACTCTTCTCCTGAACTGGACCTTAGGCTGCATTTTATCACTAGAGTTAGGACCAGCGTGATATTGGATTTTAAGAGGTGTCTTTTTTACTCTTTCCCGACTTCTGGTTGATGTATTTTGAGAGGATATGACACCATGAATCGTATTGCTCTGTCAGCAGAGTATGTTTTGTACTTTTTATTAGCAAATGTTTGTGCTGAAGCGTGCGTTTTGATTTGTGCGCGGATTCTACAGGAATATTTCTGGAAGTAATATAGTGGTTATTCCTCATATATTAGGAATGAGTTACCTATATAGAGAAATGTTCCACAACCTCTATCCTCTTTAGCTTGCCAAGTCTTGTAATGCCCAATGCTGCTAGCCATTGGATAAGGAGGTGGCTGCTCATCCGTGCAGGGGTGGCTGTGTGAAGTCTAGCTTTATAAACTTATGTTCCATTTTATGTGGGTGTACTTTCATTTCACAGCCTTGGATATTCAGAATCTCTAACTTTCTCTTTAATCCTTTTCTTTTAAGATTCGGTTAGCAATATGTGAGGGGCATGATGGAACTGAGACATCAAATGGTGATGTCCTAATATTTCCAGACATGGTCAGATACAGGTGAAGTAATGCATATCCGTTGTGGATTATGACGATTTTTTCGTAGCATGTGTTGATATTGAGCAATTAATGTAGGAGGTTAACTCATTTTGACGTGGACACGTTTGTTGAGGAAGTACTTGTGAAGGATGGTGAATGGTTGCCTGGAACACCAGAAGCTCTAAGGGGCTGGTACATATTTGTGTGTTGTCATGGTACTAGGGATAGACGGTGTGGTGTTTGTGGGCCTGCTCTTGTTAATAAGTTCAATGAAGACATCGAATTACATGGTCTTCAACATAAGGTATCTGTTAGTCCGTGCTCGCATGTTGGGGGACACAAGTATGCTGGAAACGTGATCATATTTGGGCCAAATATCCATAAAGAAATCACTGGTCACTGGTAATGAAAACCGCTTAATGTTTTGCCCCCCCAAACAAAAAATACCCGGGGTAGTTGATATCATCCTTAAGCTTTCTGCTTAGTACATGCTTTGTTGTTGATGTAAAACTTTTGCAGCTGCCCTTACGTTCTTTGATAACTGATTTGATTAGAATGTGCACATAGGTATGGGTACGTGACACCAGATGATGTACCAATTTTGCTTGAGCAGCATATAAGGAAAGGAGAAATTGTAGATTGGTTATGGaggtaatttttccttttagttcATGTACTTTTGGTTTTACTTCGTGTTTTATTTTAGCATTGCTCTGGCTACAACAAGCACGTGCCTGCATTTCTTGATATAATATATAAGGACATTTTCTGGCTCTTCAAGCAGTTAATGTAAGCCTTACCTTACTTAAGCTGTTAAGTAATGGGATGCAGTTTCATCTATTCAGTAAAAGTTTTTTGGAGAAGAAGTCTTATATTTCTAAGGCAAGTGCCTGGTAATATAAGGACTGGTAGAGAGTTACTGGACAGGGAGTTAGGTTGAGTATTATGTCATTTCTTCAGGGGACGGATGGGATTATCAGAAGATGAACAAATAAACTCTCAGGAACTACGGCTCACAATGAACTTGATGCAAACCAATGATAAGAGTTCCAATACATGTGGTTCTCAAGCAGAGGGATGTTGCCAGGCAAATGGAAACTCCCTTTGTTGCCAGAACCCTCCATTACCAGAAAAGAGAGAGACTCCTGAACTGAAAGAAGAGGCAGGAAAGTTTACAGCTGAAAAGAACAAGAGCCTTAAGAAACAAATTTCTCGACGGAATAGTGGCAAAGGGGCTTCCTGTCGCAAGGTCTGTTCTATGCCTACTTGGTTTGAAAGCTGGGAACGTGAAGACACATACGCAACACTCGCTGTTATTGGTGCTGTCCTATCAGTGGCCTTTGCCTATAATTGCTTCAAACAGTTAAGGTGAAATCTTAAAAATTCCTTTTAAGTTGCTTGCTGCTGTGACTTTGTATTACAAAACTCTTGGTTCTCATCTTCCATTCACCGGTTGCTTATTTTGAAGTTTCTGAAGGAAGATCAAAAAGTTTGGGTTAGAAGGGGAAAGGAAACACCATCAGAtgtagaaatttaaaattggagaATGCAAATGATATAAGATTGGTGTATTGTGCTTCTTGTTTGCGCCGCTCGGAATGCTGATATATGTAAATTCGGAATCTGTAACTGTCATATTAACAGCCTTTTGTAATCCTAATTTCTTTGTGAATATTTATCAATTCCATGTAAAGGTACCTGTGTCTTGTATGCTCCAATCtgaaaattatgaaattatgaACCTGGCCTGTTTCAAATCAAGATCCTGGCTTCAAATCCTTAGGAAGCAGATCATTTCTTCATGTAAGATAGGAGCTGATCATTGCATGTTATTTTTGGCAATTCAAGTAAATTCTATTAGGCAAAGCGGATGCAAGAAAAGAGAGGATAGATACTTGTGTCCACACGGACTTCCAACTCGTTCAATTCTTGCAAAGTAGCGCCGAACAACTGGGGCAGAAACATAGGGATGTGGTAAAACCTGGACACTCTACGAATCAACTGCGTTGAAGGCGTGAATATGAAAAGTAATCTAGATTATATGTTCTCGAGTTGGACCTCTTCATGGCAAAAGTATAAGAATCAGGTGTGGGTTGTAAAATATGGGTTGGAGTCGCCTGTATTTCATTTCGAAgtaaaaatttgttaaaaattggaACAAAGGCAAAGATTTGTTTTAATACGAGGttccattttttctttgtaATTTACACTCACTTTCAGCGTAAGTTTCATTCTACTTTTAGGTTATGTATCCTTCCAATTTTAAAAGTTCTTACATTTCAACGACTTACTTACGCTTCGGAGCTCCTTTGACTTTTCAATCTTGACTCCCGGGATTTAAACAGGTTCTGTGGAACGAGCGATGAATTGAGTGGCAAGTATTCCACAAGCGGTACGATACGTATACAAGGAGTACACGTGATAGGGACCTTCCActtaaacaaaaggaaaaaaaacatcCTATTGAGAAATTACCGACCTTTATCAAGAATTTTCAACTGCTTTCTCGACGATTACTTTTTTTATCTACGCCTTTATGGCATTTCATATTTGAAGATTTCTTCAGCAGCACAACGCAATAACTCACAGGGCGTCAGGCGAAGCAGAACAGCAGATCCACCATTTTAAGTGCTCTTTTAGCGTCCCGTGCATGCGCATTCAGGTTAGATGTTGATTGGATCCATTACAAGTAAACAGCATAAGAATCTGAGAATGAGGCACCATAGGCCTGGCAGAATCAGCAGTATTGCCATGTAATTGGAATTCTTTTGGAACACTGGATCAGGATTTCTACAACGTTTATGAATAATGGTAGGATTATATACCCAGAGACTGGCACTATCTACTTGCGACTTAGCTTAGCTTAATCCAGAACCTGCGAATGAGATGGTGCAGGCGTTTAAAACTGTTTTCTATAATTAAATCTGCTCGCTTCAGAGCTGTCCCAAAATGCAATCACCTTAGATTTATACTACCAGATGATCTCCAGCTCAGTCAGCATTGATCTTGATGCCACGTAATGAATTTGAAACCCCATTTTGATTCCCAAGCCTCTGGAACTCTGTCTCTATAGTTTGAGCAATCTTGGCACCCTCTGGATCTGGCTCCGGGAAATCCACATGGAATGAACCCTGTTTGATGAGTGCATCAGCCTCTAGGAGCTTAGCTTGCTCCTTTGTGTAGTTGTACAGCTGTTCATGGAAACTATGGTCCAAGGAGAAACAGTCATCATATGTTCCATTTCTAGAATACCGAGATGAGCTAGAGCCTTCCTTTTTACAAAAATGTGGGAGAGATGCATAATCCATAATCTGCAAGTGAGTAATGAATGAGTTAGCATTCTATTAACCAAACAAGACATGCGAAACATTTGCAATTAGTTTGAGTACCTAATCCACCCGCCACCCAGGTGATCAAGCCATCACTTAGACCTATAGtgaagtgtgtgtgtgtgtgcctTTTTGAGAAACACGCAGAATGAGGGAGAGCACCCGATCAACAAACTCAGGAACTTGAACCGTAGTAAACAAGAGGCGATCTCTTAAACATTCTAAGAGCCATCTACACACAACTTTTCTTATTTATACAAGTGTTGACAGAATTTGATATGCAACTTTTGCTTTTCAAGTGTCTGTCCAAGTGGATATAGATGCAAATGATATCTATGGCGTCAGGTATTCATCTTCAGCAACACCATATTATGTTCACTTCGTTTGGACTATCTCTTAGGCCAAATTGAAAAGGGACCATTCTTAGTGAAATTGATTAATAATCAGTAGCATGAGTGAAAATTCAAGACAAAATGGAAAGCATAAGATTGGTTGTTGCAAAGATCAACTTTAAGTCTGGTTGAGGAAACTCCTAAGCTAGTTGCAAAAACAGTCAAACCATAAAAGCAAAGACTGCTTTGGACAATCGCTAATATCAGTATAAAGCAACATTATTCTCAAGATGAACTTTACCATCCAATGGCTGCCTCACCTTCAATAACTCATCTCTTCCACTCCCTGAGAGCACTTGAACTTTCTTCCTTGTTCTTTCTTGCAAAAGAGGTCTCACTACCTGTAAACAACACAAACTTTCTTAAGAAACATTACCATGCAAGCATTCAGTTATCCTTTCTCCTCCATGTTTTCTGACATCGTTTTTATACACATTAACAAGTATAAATATACACATGCTCACCTTCCAACACGCTGAAAATATGTATGGGGCATTTACAATGAAATAAGTGTCTGTCTTCTCTGGGTAATTCTGGTCATCTATTGTAGATAGAACAGTCGTTATCTGCCAAAACAAAAAACACAAATACAGATCAGTCCCAAGAAGGAATTTCAGAATTGAGTTATTATCTCTCccattaaaaagataaaaagacaAAACAATGCATGCATCAATGTCTTGAaattaagaaaatgaaaagaaagttaCAGTCAACATTATAGTGGTAGAAGGTTACAAAATACCACAAGTTACTAAAAGTTCAGCAATCTTCATGAAGTATAAGCTACATTAGTTCATGACTTGCACTTAAACAAAGTTAAAAACAAAAGTACTGATTACTGCCAGAAGATACTGGATCTAGGGTGACGAACTTTGCTGGTAAAGAATTGTATTTAAAAAGAAGTCAAATAGAGGTTCTAAAATCCATAACTCTTTATTTTGGAGGGGGGGAGTTGGGGGTGAGGGGGAGAACGGGGTGGGAAAGCGTTTTGACCAGGCAAAGGAAGCTAATTCATCACTGATTCCTACAGATAACAACAGAACACTTCTGCTCTGAACACAAAAATCAATCATCTGAAATACCTTGATGTGGTTCAATGCAGAAAGCTTCAAACCAGTCATGTCCAAGACCTTTATACAAGTGCTGATATGTCGCCCAAATTTCTTTGTTGCAGAAGGCTATAACACtataagtggttagtttgataGATAATCACCAGATAAGTTATGAGTAAATTTCatatacattgacagtgtatacactatcagcattGGATCCATGACATGTGCAAAAGTtggattttaaattcaaattttacatagtcaTCATTCGTCCAAGGCTGACATTGTATACACTGTTAGCGTAGGAAAGACTAATCCATCAGTTATATGTAGAGAACAAAACATACCAATATCACACGGTCTCTATATTCATTCATTTGGATGTGAGACTGAATATAGTAGTGAATCTGTACAAGGAACAGTTCTACTTAGCAAGTTCACTTGCAGATAATACCACAGTACACAGTTGTTAATCAAGATAAAACTATGGTATCTTACAGATGCTTTGTCAAACATGCTGAGCCCCACACCAATA
The DNA window shown above is from Coffea arabica cultivar ET-39 chromosome 5e, Coffea Arabica ET-39 HiFi, whole genome shotgun sequence and carries:
- the LOC113688450 gene encoding WEB family protein At5g55860-like, which encodes MFIGDSSEMVAKDRQKNTGSPKVVVGEIDTSAPFQSVKDAVNLFGEGAFSGEKPATRKVKAYSAERVLAKETQLHLVQKELNKLKDQLKNAESTRAQALSDLEKAKRAVEGLTAKLNTVGESKNLAIKATEVAKNHMDKMEEAERCNSNGVDGSRRENLESAREHYMAVSAELDATKQDLRKIRQDYDASGEAKAAAIKQVAEAEVAAKANMEKAGELSKEIAVLQESIEQVKLASMQSQDEEAKLYADKDVLKQSYKTRLEESANKLNALKKEIDPELTRNLETQLAETMLQIEQLRKEMDSTKASDLDSVKMVTTELDDAKESLQKVAEEESSMRSLVEKLKLELENVKKEHSELKEKEADTESIAGNLHVKLRKTKSELEAALGEKSKIEGASDDMLSTLEQLSSENEIARNEAEEMKKQAEELKKESEATRILLEEAEERLKVGLQDAEEAKVAEASALDQIKVMSERTNAARASTSETGAQITISRDEFESLSKKVEESDKLAEMKVAAAIAQVEAVKASENEALKKLEATQKEIDEIKAATQEALKRAEMAEAAKKAVEGELRRWHEREQKKAAEAASRILAETDMSFTASPNNYRIQKQNPPEKRMEFRKLDRAKTSVSRKVLMPSITGIFHRKRNQVEGGSPSYLPGEEPV
- the LOC113690935 gene encoding uncharacterized protein produces the protein MASTREDALSFLNPSTSSPVTVSDADSFLLDSSQIGSASGSFQNEGFLGGLDATAAAVNIDAEFGFSRPDFRQSPLVGTVEFYERHVFLCYKNPQVWPPRIEAAEFDRLPRLLSAALCARKADMKRQIRLAICEGHDGTETSNGDVLIFPDMVRYRRLTHFDVDTFVEEVLVKDGEWLPGTPEALRGWYIFVCCHGTRDRRCGVCGPALVNKFNEDIELHGLQHKVSVSPCSHVGGHKYAGNVIIFGPNIHKEITGHWYGYVTPDDVPILLEQHIRKGEIVDWLWRGRMGLSEDEQINSQELRLTMNLMQTNDKSSNTCGSQAEGCCQANGNSLCCQNPPLPEKRETPELKEEAGKFTAEKNKSLKKQISRRNSGKGASCRKVCSMPTWFESWEREDTYATLAVIGAVLSVAFAYNCFKQLSF
- the LOC113688281 gene encoding phosphatidylinositol/phosphatidylcholine transfer protein SFH9-like translates to MVFITEESIKEFQTLMEEIAEPLKKTFQNVHQGYPSGTLIRFLKARDGNVSKAHKMLVDSLNWRIQNEIDDILTKPIIPTDLYRGLRDSYLMGMSGYSKEGLPVIAIGVGLSMFDKASIHYYIQSHIQMNEYRDRVILPSATKKFGRHISTCIKVLDMTGLKLSALNHIKITTVLSTIDDQNYPEKTDTYFIVNAPYIFSACWKVVRPLLQERTRKKVQVLSGSGRDELLKIMDYASLPHFCKKEGSSSSRYSRNGTYDDCFSLDHSFHEQLYNYTKEQAKLLEADALIKQGSFHVDFPEPDPEGAKIAQTIETEFQRLGNQNGVSNSLRGIKINAD